One Corynebacterium uterequi DNA segment encodes these proteins:
- a CDS encoding Bax inhibitor-1/YccA family protein, which yields MRSNNPVLTKLRPQQASGGYYQGGHQGLDGFGGYGQPAPSAAQAERPMTVDDVVTKTGMTLAVIVVFALINFGLAKAGMVGLAVGLTAVGGIGGFITVLIATLGGKSGPVSTLIYAAFEGLLVGGISLLLSGWLVGGANAGALIGQAVLGTLGVFLGMLFVYKTGAIKVTPKFTRFLMGALIGVVVLSLGNMLLAMFTDANPLRDGGILAIIFSLVCIALAALSFLQDFDAADRLIRAGAPASMAWSVALGLAVTLVWLYTEILRFLSYFTQR from the coding sequence GTGCGAAGCAACAACCCGGTTCTGACCAAGCTGCGTCCGCAGCAAGCAAGCGGCGGCTACTATCAGGGAGGCCACCAGGGCCTCGATGGCTTCGGCGGCTACGGCCAGCCCGCGCCGTCCGCTGCCCAGGCTGAGCGGCCCATGACGGTGGACGATGTGGTGACCAAGACCGGCATGACGCTGGCCGTCATCGTCGTCTTCGCCCTTATCAACTTCGGTCTCGCCAAGGCCGGCATGGTGGGCTTGGCCGTGGGACTCACGGCCGTTGGCGGCATCGGCGGCTTCATTACCGTGCTGATCGCCACGTTGGGTGGCAAGTCCGGCCCGGTGTCTACGCTCATTTACGCGGCCTTCGAAGGCCTGCTCGTTGGCGGTATCTCGTTGCTGCTCTCCGGCTGGCTGGTGGGTGGCGCTAACGCGGGTGCGCTGATCGGGCAGGCGGTGCTCGGCACCCTCGGCGTGTTCCTGGGCATGCTCTTCGTCTACAAGACCGGCGCCATTAAGGTCACCCCGAAGTTCACCCGCTTCCTTATGGGCGCGCTCATCGGCGTCGTCGTGCTGTCGCTGGGCAACATGCTGCTCGCCATGTTCACGGACGCTAACCCGCTGCGCGACGGCGGCATCCTCGCCATCATCTTCTCCCTGGTCTGCATCGCTCTCGCTGCGCTGAGCTTCCTGCAGGACTTCGACGCCGCTGACCGGCTCATCCGGGCCGGCGCCCCGGCCTCGATGGCCTGGTCCGTCGCCCTCGGCCTGGCTGTGACCCTGGTGTGGCTCTACACCGAGATCCTGCGCTTCTTGAGCTACTTCACCCAGCGCTAA
- a CDS encoding isoprenyl transferase — protein sequence MPNVKLLPRLLYPLYEQRLLKEVAGLPQPKHIAVIVDGNRRWARAAGFADVSHGHRIGAKKVAELVSWCKDTDVEVITVYLLSTENLSRSSEEIELLFEIISGVVSELANGDTDCRVRLVGHLHLLPGDIAESMQREAAKTCDNDGITVNVAVGYGGRQEIVDAARDVIREATARGVELAKLADAITVESISTHLYTSGQPDPDLVIRTSGEQRLSGFLLWQAAYSEIWFTDTFWPAFRRIDLLRALRDYSKRSRRFGK from the coding sequence ATGCCCAATGTGAAACTCCTGCCGCGTCTTCTCTACCCGCTGTACGAACAGCGCTTGCTCAAAGAAGTTGCCGGGCTGCCGCAACCCAAGCACATCGCGGTCATCGTCGACGGCAACCGTCGGTGGGCCCGCGCGGCTGGCTTTGCCGACGTCTCCCACGGTCACCGTATCGGTGCCAAAAAGGTCGCCGAGCTCGTGTCCTGGTGCAAGGACACCGACGTTGAGGTCATCACCGTCTACCTGCTGTCGACGGAAAACCTGTCCCGCTCCAGCGAAGAAATCGAGCTGCTTTTCGAGATCATCTCCGGCGTGGTGAGCGAATTGGCCAATGGCGACACCGATTGCCGAGTGCGGTTGGTGGGTCATCTGCACCTGCTTCCCGGTGACATCGCGGAGAGTATGCAGCGGGAGGCCGCCAAGACGTGCGACAACGACGGCATTACCGTCAACGTCGCCGTCGGCTACGGCGGGCGTCAAGAAATCGTCGACGCCGCCCGGGACGTGATCCGGGAGGCGACGGCGCGCGGCGTCGAACTGGCGAAGCTTGCCGACGCCATCACGGTGGAATCCATCTCCACCCACCTGTACACCTCGGGCCAACCGGACCCGGATCTGGTGATCCGCACCTCCGGCGAGCAGCGGCTGAGCGGGTTCCTGCTGTGGCAGGCGGCGTACTCGGAGATCTGGTTTACCGACACGTTCTGGCCGGCCTTCCGTCGCATTGATCTGCTGCGGGCGCTGCGGGATTATTCCAAGCGATCGCGGCGGTTCGGCAAGTAG
- the coaA gene encoding type I pantothenate kinase, with translation MARSRDSTPYVAFTRAEWQGLRSSMPQVLTEEEVVALRGVGENVDLAEVSDIYLTLSRLIHLRVSARQKLIEATETFLDEDPGHVPFIIGIAGSVAVGKSTTARLLQVLLQRWDSHPRVDLITTDGFLYPTAELNRRQLLNRKGFPESYDRRALLRFVTDVKSGRPEVTAPVYSHISYDIVPDERHVVRSPDILIVEGLNVLQTGPTLMVSDLFDFSIYVDAHIDHIEKWYIERFLKLRSTAFRRPGAHFAHYANLKDEEAEATAREVWQSINLPNLVENILPTKVRASLVLRKGEDHLVEGVRMRKL, from the coding sequence ATGGCGCGCTCCAGAGACTCGACCCCGTACGTGGCCTTCACCCGAGCGGAGTGGCAGGGGCTTCGTTCCTCCATGCCCCAGGTGCTCACCGAGGAAGAAGTGGTGGCGCTGCGCGGCGTCGGCGAAAACGTCGATCTCGCCGAGGTGTCCGACATTTATCTCACTCTCTCCAGGCTCATTCACCTCCGGGTATCCGCCCGGCAGAAACTCATCGAAGCCACGGAGACCTTCCTCGACGAAGATCCCGGCCACGTACCCTTCATCATCGGCATCGCCGGGTCGGTGGCGGTAGGAAAATCCACCACCGCTCGACTCCTTCAGGTGCTGCTCCAACGGTGGGATTCTCACCCTCGGGTAGATCTCATCACCACCGACGGCTTCCTTTACCCCACCGCGGAACTCAACCGCCGCCAGCTGCTCAACCGCAAAGGATTCCCCGAATCCTACGACCGGCGGGCCCTGCTGCGCTTCGTCACCGACGTCAAGTCCGGCCGGCCGGAGGTCACCGCGCCGGTGTACTCCCATATCTCCTACGACATCGTGCCCGACGAGCGGCACGTGGTACGCAGCCCGGACATCCTCATTGTCGAGGGCCTCAATGTGCTCCAGACTGGGCCGACGCTCATGGTCAGCGACCTCTTCGACTTCTCTATCTACGTCGACGCCCACATCGACCACATCGAAAAGTGGTACATCGAGCGCTTCCTCAAGCTGCGCTCCACCGCCTTCCGCCGGCCCGGCGCGCACTTCGCCCACTACGCGAACCTGAAAGATGAGGAGGCCGAGGCCACCGCCCGGGAGGTGTGGCAGTCCATCAACCTCCCCAACCTGGTCGAAAACATCCTTCCCACCAAGGTCCGGGCCTCCCTCGTGCTCCGCAAGGGCGAGGACCATCTCGTCGAGGGCGTGCGGATGCGCAAGCTCTAA
- a CDS encoding DUF4307 domain-containing protein encodes MSSSFTRPASRYGRDTSPQKRNQLSGKVFAILLAILAISLVAFIGRLVYASATKPISATYVAHERVDDATLRVWVDIERRDVNEPAYCIVTAMDYEMAEVGRREILLPAGGEAHQRIAADIPTRELPVAGQLYGCSTAMAPFMEPDQAVNTF; translated from the coding sequence ATGAGCTCTTCCTTCACCCGCCCAGCGTCCCGCTACGGCCGCGACACGTCGCCGCAGAAGCGCAACCAACTCAGCGGGAAGGTTTTCGCAATACTACTGGCCATCCTGGCGATCTCGCTCGTCGCCTTCATCGGCCGGCTCGTGTACGCCAGCGCCACCAAGCCGATCAGCGCCACCTACGTGGCCCACGAGCGGGTCGACGACGCCACGCTGCGGGTATGGGTGGACATCGAGCGACGCGACGTCAACGAGCCCGCCTACTGCATCGTCACCGCGATGGACTACGAGATGGCCGAGGTCGGACGCCGGGAAATCCTCCTGCCGGCCGGGGGCGAGGCCCACCAGCGAATCGCGGCTGACATCCCCACCCGGGAGCTGCCCGTCGCCGGCCAACTCTACGGCTGCTCCACCGCCATGGCGCCGTTCATGGAACCCGACCAGGCGGTGAACACGTTCTGA
- the mca gene encoding mycothiol conjugate amidase Mca gives MSAFRLMAIHAHPDDEASKGAATMAKYVAEGNEVLVVTCTGGERGDILNPAMDRPGVKDRLNELRREEMARSAAALGVEHEWLGYVDSGLPQGDPLPPLPDGCFALEDSQEVADHLIGVIRRAKPHVIITYDENGGYPHPDHLKVHEVSVLAWERAGDAAYRPDLGEPWEPKKLYYSHGFVRQRMLLLHNQLLESGLSSPYGPMLQRWSENKADIMARVTTQIHCADYFGHREAALIAHATQIDPAGAFLASPVEVQQRLWPTEEFELAATRVSTTLPEDDLFAGLAH, from the coding sequence GTGTCCGCGTTCCGTCTTATGGCGATTCACGCCCACCCGGACGACGAAGCGTCGAAGGGCGCCGCCACCATGGCCAAGTACGTCGCCGAGGGCAACGAGGTGCTCGTGGTGACCTGCACCGGCGGCGAACGGGGCGATATCCTCAACCCAGCGATGGATCGCCCGGGGGTTAAGGACCGCCTCAACGAGCTACGCCGGGAGGAAATGGCTCGCTCGGCCGCCGCCCTCGGAGTGGAGCATGAATGGCTGGGGTACGTCGACTCCGGGCTGCCCCAGGGAGACCCGCTCCCGCCGCTACCGGATGGCTGTTTCGCGTTGGAAGACTCGCAGGAGGTGGCCGACCACCTCATCGGCGTGATCCGGCGGGCCAAACCACACGTCATCATCACCTACGACGAAAACGGTGGCTACCCTCACCCGGATCACCTCAAAGTCCACGAGGTCTCCGTCCTGGCCTGGGAGCGCGCCGGCGACGCCGCGTACCGCCCCGACCTGGGTGAGCCGTGGGAACCGAAGAAGCTTTATTACTCCCACGGTTTCGTCCGCCAGCGGATGCTCCTGCTGCACAATCAGCTCCTCGAATCCGGCCTGAGCAGCCCGTACGGGCCCATGCTTCAGCGGTGGTCGGAGAACAAGGCGGACATCATGGCGCGGGTGACCACCCAGATCCACTGCGCGGACTACTTCGGGCACCGGGAGGCAGCGCTCATCGCCCACGCCACCCAGATCGACCCGGCCGGCGCCTTCCTGGCGAGCCCCGTCGAGGTCCAGCAGCGCCTCTGGCCCACCGAGGAGTTCGAGCTCGCCGCCACCCGAGTGTCCACCACCTTGCCGGAGGATGACCTCTTCGCTGGGTTGGCGCATTAA
- a CDS encoding Ppx/GppA phosphatase family protein, with protein sequence MTRVAAVDCGTNALRLLISDDGREVVRLNEIVRLGEGVDATGRISQAALDRTRAVLTRYAEIIRFEGVTAVRMVATSATRDAENKEDFFAMTEEVLGVRAEVISGQEEAELSFRGAILDLERSRGPFCVIDLGGGSTEFVVGGADGEIYGAKSVQMGCVRLTERIMRSDPPTDTEVEIAEEYVAERISEVLAEVPVDKARTFVGVAGTFTTLSALAQGLETYDPAEIHCSELRFDALRVITRELVGSSSAQRASHPVIHPGRADVIAGGAVAVEGIINMVERLETASSIVISEKDILDGIVSILAAS encoded by the coding sequence ATGACGCGAGTGGCAGCGGTAGATTGCGGCACGAATGCGCTTCGCTTACTCATCTCCGATGACGGTCGGGAGGTCGTGCGCCTCAATGAGATCGTCCGCCTGGGAGAGGGCGTGGATGCCACGGGGCGCATCTCTCAGGCAGCGTTGGACCGAACCCGGGCAGTGTTGACTCGCTACGCGGAGATCATTCGCTTCGAAGGTGTCACGGCCGTGCGGATGGTGGCGACCTCGGCCACCCGAGACGCCGAGAACAAGGAAGACTTCTTCGCGATGACCGAGGAGGTACTCGGCGTACGCGCCGAGGTAATCTCCGGGCAGGAAGAAGCGGAGCTCTCCTTCCGCGGGGCGATCCTAGACCTTGAACGTTCCCGTGGGCCCTTCTGCGTCATTGACTTGGGCGGCGGTTCGACGGAGTTCGTCGTCGGCGGGGCAGACGGGGAGATCTATGGCGCGAAGAGCGTGCAGATGGGCTGTGTTCGGCTTACCGAGCGCATCATGCGCTCGGACCCGCCGACGGACACCGAAGTGGAGATCGCGGAAGAGTACGTCGCGGAACGGATCAGCGAGGTCCTCGCGGAGGTTCCGGTGGATAAGGCCCGAACCTTCGTCGGGGTGGCGGGAACGTTTACGACATTGTCCGCCCTCGCGCAAGGGTTGGAGACCTATGACCCGGCGGAGATTCACTGCTCGGAGCTGCGATTCGACGCTTTGCGCGTGATTACCCGGGAGCTCGTCGGGTCCTCGTCCGCGCAGCGGGCCTCGCACCCGGTCATTCACCCGGGACGAGCCGACGTCATCGCTGGTGGTGCCGTGGCGGTGGAGGGGATCATCAACATGGTGGAGCGGCTGGAAACGGCGTCCTCCATCGTCATTTCTGAGAAAGACATTCTTGACGGTATAGTGTCCATCCTGGCTGCGTCCTAG
- a CDS encoding DUF501 domain-containing protein, which yields MTVAEEDLGIVTEQLGRRPRGVLDIAYRTPDGQPGVVKTAPRLDDGTPFPTLYYLTDPRLTAEASRLEVAQVMKWMEARLGSDDALRADYERAHEYYLAERNAIEDLGTDFSGGGMPDRVKCLHVLIAYALAEGPGRIRLGDEAVAIAAEHGDLRGSAIPQEWPTPEDLGIIVDADGSARLAKEG from the coding sequence ATGACTGTTGCCGAAGAGGACCTGGGTATTGTCACCGAGCAGCTCGGTCGCCGCCCCCGCGGCGTCCTGGACATCGCGTATCGGACGCCGGATGGCCAGCCCGGCGTCGTGAAGACCGCGCCCCGGCTCGACGACGGTACCCCCTTTCCCACCTTGTATTACCTCACGGACCCGCGCCTGACGGCCGAGGCCTCCCGCCTGGAGGTGGCGCAGGTGATGAAGTGGATGGAGGCCCGCCTCGGCAGCGACGACGCGCTGCGCGCCGACTATGAGCGGGCACACGAGTACTACCTCGCCGAACGCAACGCCATCGAGGACCTCGGCACGGACTTCTCCGGCGGCGGGATGCCCGACCGGGTGAAATGCCTGCATGTGCTCATCGCCTACGCCCTGGCTGAGGGTCCGGGCCGGATCCGGCTGGGGGACGAGGCGGTGGCGATCGCCGCCGAGCACGGCGATCTGCGTGGCAGCGCGATCCCGCAGGAGTGGCCGACCCCGGAGGATCTGGGCATCATCGTCGACGCCGACGGCTCCGCCCGGTTGGCTAAGGAGGGCTAG
- a CDS encoding DUF1707 SHOCT-like domain-containing protein, whose protein sequence is MSEDHDRHLDIRVSDAEREHVIEQLGQAMSLGQLTFAEFDERATAARDARVRRDLVPLTADLLEPHPPSPTAPPAVWGTRRPATRSASSMVTNESGGSAISLGVMGGTELSGDWLAASQHLSVAFMGGTEVDLSRARLSSQNTTITAVAFMGGIEVRVPEDVRVKAVGIPFMGGFGTEDAPGVTLAQSDLPEDAPSVTVRGLAFMGGVSVVRVPRTSRPAKN, encoded by the coding sequence ATGAGCGAGGATCACGACCGCCACCTTGATATTCGGGTCAGCGACGCCGAAAGAGAACACGTCATCGAGCAGCTCGGGCAGGCCATGAGCCTAGGCCAGCTCACCTTCGCCGAATTTGACGAGCGAGCCACCGCCGCCCGAGACGCCCGCGTGCGCCGGGACCTGGTCCCGCTCACAGCCGACCTGCTGGAGCCGCACCCGCCGTCGCCTACCGCCCCGCCCGCCGTGTGGGGCACGAGGCGCCCGGCCACCCGCAGCGCCAGCTCGATGGTGACCAACGAATCCGGGGGTTCCGCCATCAGCCTGGGAGTCATGGGCGGCACGGAGCTCTCCGGTGATTGGCTCGCTGCTTCCCAACACTTATCGGTGGCCTTCATGGGCGGCACCGAGGTAGATCTGTCCCGCGCCCGGCTCAGCTCACAGAACACGACGATCACGGCCGTGGCCTTCATGGGCGGCATCGAGGTTCGGGTCCCCGAGGACGTGCGGGTCAAGGCCGTTGGCATCCCGTTCATGGGCGGCTTTGGAACCGAAGACGCCCCCGGCGTGACGTTAGCGCAGTCGGATCTTCCGGAGGATGCACCCAGCGTCACCGTCCGCGGGCTGGCGTTCATGGGCGGAGTGAGTGTGGTGAGGGTTCCTCGCACCTCCCGGCCCGCGAAGAACTAG
- the glyA gene encoding serine hydroxymethyltransferase, whose translation MTAADAQNLLNLPLADVDPDVAEAIAAELHRQRTTLEMIASENFVPRAVLQAQGSVLTNKYAEGYPGRRYYGGCEHVDVVENLAIERAKALFGAEFVNVQPHSGAQANAAVLHALIKPGDKIMGLSLAHGGHLTHGMKINFSGRLYDVVAYEVDPVTMRIDMDQVREIALREQPKVIIAGWSAYPRTLDFAAFRSIADEVGAYLWVDMAHFAGLVATGLHPSPIPFADVVTTTIHKTIGGPRSGMIFAKEEYAKKLNSAVFPGQQGGPLMHVIAAKAVALKIAASEAFKERQQRVLEGAQILAERLVAEDTRAAGVDVLTGGTDVHLVLADLRNSEMDGQQAEDLLHSVGITVNRNAVPNDPRPPAVSSGLRIGTPALATRGFDAAAFTEVSDIIGTALAAGSAANVAELRARVEALAERFPLYTGLEEWKLA comes from the coding sequence ATGACCGCAGCCGATGCACAGAACTTACTCAACCTGCCGTTGGCGGATGTGGATCCGGACGTCGCCGAGGCCATTGCCGCGGAGCTGCACCGTCAGCGCACGACCCTGGAAATGATCGCCTCCGAGAACTTCGTTCCTCGCGCCGTGCTCCAAGCACAGGGGTCGGTGCTGACCAACAAGTACGCCGAAGGCTACCCGGGGCGCCGCTACTACGGCGGGTGTGAGCACGTCGACGTCGTGGAGAACCTGGCCATTGAGCGCGCTAAGGCGCTGTTCGGGGCCGAGTTCGTCAACGTCCAGCCGCACTCCGGTGCTCAGGCCAACGCTGCGGTCCTGCACGCGCTCATCAAGCCGGGCGACAAGATTATGGGCCTGTCCCTGGCCCACGGCGGTCACCTCACCCACGGCATGAAGATCAACTTCTCCGGCCGGCTGTACGACGTGGTGGCTTACGAGGTGGACCCGGTGACGATGCGCATCGACATGGACCAGGTCCGCGAGATCGCGTTGCGCGAGCAGCCGAAGGTCATCATCGCCGGCTGGTCGGCCTACCCGCGCACCCTCGATTTCGCGGCGTTCAGGTCCATCGCCGACGAGGTGGGGGCCTACCTGTGGGTGGACATGGCGCACTTCGCGGGTCTGGTGGCTACGGGGTTGCACCCTTCGCCCATCCCGTTCGCCGACGTGGTGACCACCACCATTCACAAGACCATCGGCGGGCCGCGTTCCGGAATGATCTTCGCCAAGGAGGAGTACGCGAAGAAGCTCAACTCGGCTGTCTTCCCGGGCCAGCAAGGCGGGCCGCTCATGCACGTCATCGCGGCCAAGGCCGTGGCCTTGAAGATCGCGGCTAGCGAGGCCTTCAAGGAGCGTCAGCAGCGGGTCCTGGAGGGCGCGCAGATCCTCGCCGAGCGTTTGGTAGCCGAGGACACCCGCGCCGCCGGCGTCGACGTGCTCACTGGCGGTACCGATGTTCACCTGGTCCTGGCTGATCTGCGCAACTCGGAGATGGACGGCCAGCAGGCTGAGGATTTGCTGCACTCCGTGGGGATTACCGTCAACCGCAACGCGGTTCCCAACGATCCGCGTCCGCCGGCCGTGTCCTCCGGCCTGCGCATCGGCACGCCGGCGCTGGCCACCCGCGGCTTCGACGCGGCGGCGTTTACCGAGGTATCGGACATCATCGGCACCGCCCTGGCGGCGGGCAGCGCGGCTAACGTCGCTGAGCTGCGCGCCCGCGTCGAGGCGCTGGCGGAGCGTTTCCCCCTCTACACCGGTTTGGAGGAGTGGAAGCTGGCGTAG
- a CDS encoding flavodoxin domain-containing protein, which translates to MTHILYASAYGSSRMYAEELARRLNTTAVAMTEVAPEDLAGSDPVITVSYTHGPSLPAASFFTQHHLPQRPLAACAVGMSLVSAARERDQMKSMLGEQAANVERFYLPGRLAYSEISPAHRKVMFGVVNALKLKPRKSDNDRNLIQDYGQDVDRIDFAELDPVVAWARAHGA; encoded by the coding sequence ATGACCCACATCCTCTACGCCTCCGCCTACGGCTCTTCCCGGATGTATGCCGAGGAGCTGGCGCGACGGTTGAATACGACCGCGGTCGCTATGACTGAGGTGGCACCCGAGGATTTGGCTGGGTCAGACCCGGTCATCACCGTGTCCTACACCCACGGCCCGTCGTTGCCGGCAGCGTCGTTTTTCACTCAGCATCACCTGCCTCAGCGACCGCTCGCCGCGTGTGCCGTGGGCATGTCGCTGGTGTCCGCGGCGCGCGAACGCGACCAGATGAAATCCATGCTGGGGGAGCAGGCGGCGAACGTCGAGCGCTTCTATCTGCCCGGGCGGCTGGCCTATTCCGAGATTTCGCCCGCTCACCGCAAGGTGATGTTCGGCGTCGTTAACGCGCTCAAGCTCAAACCGCGCAAGTCAGACAATGACCGCAACCTGATCCAGGATTATGGACAGGATGTCGACCGCATCGATTTCGCGGAGCTCGACCCCGTCGTCGCGTGGGCGCGCGCCCACGGCGCCTAG
- a CDS encoding BCCT family transporter, with amino-acid sequence MSDPHSSSATGQEPQRPHARSKNEKEELGLDPAAASLTDDDTLVLRRHHRPYTAERLRKVVTGQRSIHPGLVPGISVDDTDREYRTNKPVFAIALGLSLAVIIWAFINPTQVNSVGIGLQTWVVSNLGWLFTVTIVGLAVFMLVIGYGPTGRIRLGADDSEPEFSTGTWISMLFAAGLGIGLIFYGPMEPLIHFRTIPPAYQGIEAGSTDALGAAVAQAILHQASFPWVIYSFVGGAIAYSAYRRGRLPLISAIFEPVFPDAPNHPVGRIIDVFAVIVTLFGTALSLGIGALQVRTGMSLLTGQPLEGNGAVAVIISVLTVVFTFSAVSGVKTGIRILSNTNMGLVIFMALFVVAFGPTVFLLDLVPTSFMTFVKTIPDYFAVSPSQGQEEAEFVTAWTILYWAWWTSWSPFVGMFIAKISQGRSLREYVTATIFAPALISALWYIFFGGTAMWMDLKDKAIEIVGSGENVMFDLFANMPLSLVMQTVTLLAIIIFFTTAGDSTTNVLGSMSQNGRAVPSNSVTIIWGATLGLLALSLLIAGGQDALSGLQAITVSGSVPFVLIIWGIAYCWGRELKNDPVLIRRTYAREAIRKGVIRGIDEHGDDFVFGVDRVRGYQGAGADFDSEDQSLTDWYTEHSTATVVERRELAHAESELKSSEDAGVEESLRQDRGSVGEAGLAGNAETTEK; translated from the coding sequence ATGAGTGACCCTCACTCCTCGTCCGCAACCGGGCAGGAGCCGCAACGGCCCCACGCCCGTTCGAAAAACGAAAAGGAAGAGCTGGGGCTCGACCCGGCCGCGGCGTCGCTTACCGATGACGACACCTTAGTGCTGCGCCGGCATCATCGGCCCTACACCGCCGAGCGGCTACGCAAGGTGGTCACCGGGCAGCGCTCCATCCACCCGGGCCTGGTGCCCGGCATCAGCGTCGACGACACCGATCGCGAATACCGCACCAATAAGCCCGTTTTCGCCATCGCGCTCGGCCTGAGCCTCGCCGTCATTATCTGGGCGTTTATCAACCCCACCCAGGTGAATTCGGTGGGCATCGGCCTGCAAACCTGGGTAGTGAGCAATCTTGGCTGGCTCTTCACGGTCACCATCGTGGGCCTGGCTGTCTTCATGCTCGTCATCGGCTACGGGCCGACCGGCCGTATCCGGCTGGGCGCAGATGACTCCGAACCGGAATTCTCGACGGGCACGTGGATCTCCATGCTCTTCGCCGCCGGCCTAGGCATCGGCTTGATCTTCTATGGCCCCATGGAGCCGCTCATCCACTTCCGCACCATCCCGCCGGCCTACCAGGGCATCGAGGCGGGGTCGACGGACGCGTTGGGCGCCGCGGTGGCCCAGGCGATTCTTCACCAGGCGTCCTTCCCGTGGGTGATCTATTCCTTCGTCGGTGGCGCCATCGCCTACTCCGCCTACCGGCGCGGCCGGCTGCCGCTGATCTCGGCAATCTTCGAGCCGGTGTTCCCCGACGCTCCCAACCACCCGGTGGGCCGCATCATTGACGTCTTCGCCGTGATCGTGACCTTGTTTGGTACCGCACTGTCTCTGGGCATCGGCGCGCTCCAGGTGCGCACGGGAATGAGCCTGCTCACCGGCCAGCCGCTGGAGGGCAACGGCGCCGTCGCTGTCATCATCAGCGTGCTCACCGTCGTGTTCACCTTCTCCGCCGTGTCGGGCGTGAAGACGGGTATTCGCATCCTGAGCAACACCAACATGGGCCTCGTTATTTTCATGGCGCTATTCGTGGTGGCGTTTGGCCCGACGGTGTTCCTCTTGGACCTCGTTCCTACGTCGTTCATGACCTTCGTCAAGACCATTCCGGATTACTTCGCCGTGTCCCCCTCCCAGGGACAGGAAGAGGCGGAGTTTGTCACGGCGTGGACGATTCTGTACTGGGCGTGGTGGACGTCCTGGTCCCCGTTCGTGGGCATGTTCATCGCCAAGATCTCCCAGGGGCGCAGCCTGCGCGAGTACGTCACCGCCACCATCTTCGCCCCGGCGCTGATCTCTGCGCTGTGGTACATCTTCTTCGGCGGCACCGCGATGTGGATGGATCTTAAGGACAAGGCCATCGAGATCGTCGGCTCCGGCGAGAACGTCATGTTTGACCTGTTCGCGAACATGCCGTTGTCCCTCGTCATGCAGACGGTGACGCTGCTGGCGATCATCATTTTCTTCACCACGGCGGGCGACTCCACCACGAACGTGCTGGGTTCCATGTCGCAAAACGGCCGCGCCGTGCCCTCCAACTCGGTCACGATTATTTGGGGCGCCACCCTGGGTCTGCTCGCACTGTCCCTGCTCATCGCCGGCGGCCAGGACGCACTTTCGGGCCTGCAGGCCATCACCGTCTCCGGCTCGGTGCCCTTCGTCCTCATTATCTGGGGCATCGCCTATTGCTGGGGCCGGGAGCTGAAGAACGACCCAGTGCTCATCCGACGCACCTACGCGCGGGAGGCCATTCGCAAGGGCGTGATCCGCGGCATCGACGAACACGGGGACGACTTTGTCTTCGGCGTCGACCGCGTGCGCGGCTACCAGGGCGCCGGAGCGGACTTCGACTCCGAAGATCAGAGCCTCACGGATTGGTACACCGAGCACTCGACCGCGACTGTCGTCGAACGCCGGGAGCTGGCCCACGCAGAAAGCGAACTTAAGTCCTCGGAGGACGCGGGAGTCGAGGAGTCGCTGCGGCAGGACCGGGGTAGCGTAGGGGAGGCCGGCTTGGCCGGAAACGCTGAGACAACAGAGAAGTAA
- the greA gene encoding transcription elongation factor GreA, with protein sequence MADVQKQYITPEMKAKLEQELQALIDNRPVIAAEINERREEGDLKENAGYDAAREQQDQEEARIKQISEVLQNSTTERSVHVEGVAHVGSVVHVYYNGDESMKETFLIGTRAASTDNKDLETYSEQSPLGAAVLGASEGETREYTAPNGRTISVTIVSAAPYDSQKASTPRA encoded by the coding sequence ATGGCAGACGTTCAGAAGCAGTACATCACCCCGGAGATGAAGGCGAAGCTGGAGCAGGAGCTCCAGGCTCTCATCGATAACCGCCCGGTCATCGCCGCCGAGATTAACGAGCGACGCGAGGAAGGCGACCTCAAGGAGAACGCGGGTTATGACGCGGCCCGCGAGCAGCAGGACCAGGAAGAGGCCCGCATTAAGCAGATCTCCGAGGTGCTCCAGAACTCCACCACGGAGCGCTCCGTCCACGTTGAGGGCGTGGCCCACGTGGGGTCCGTCGTCCACGTCTACTACAACGGTGATGAGTCCATGAAGGAGACCTTCCTCATCGGCACCCGCGCCGCCTCCACCGACAACAAGGATCTGGAGACCTACTCCGAGCAGTCACCGCTCGGCGCCGCCGTGCTGGGAGCCTCCGAGGGCGAGACCCGGGAGTACACCGCCCCCAACGGCCGCACCATCTCCGTGACGATCGTCTCCGCGGCCCCCTACGACTCGCAGAAGGCCTCGACGCCGCGCGCCTAG